The following proteins are encoded in a genomic region of Arcobacter cloacae:
- the coaBC gene encoding bifunctional phosphopantothenoylcysteine decarboxylase/phosphopantothenate--cysteine ligase CoaBC — protein MLLKNKKILVGVTGSIAIYKTLDLIRLYVKAGAIVRVIMTDGAKKFINPITFEAISQNRVLDESSENWDKTQDYNHIDIGKWSDIFVIAPASANTINALANGLGNNLLLQTALAYPRIKLIAPAANTNMLKNPITQASLKMLKLCNYEIISSQTKELVCKDVGDGAMAEPTEIFDATCKELLKDEYWINRRVVISGGGTVEKIDDVRYLSNFSSGKMASSLAKALYYKGADVCLVSTRGYENLPKDIHLIKVQSSNEMYEYLVDSIRVAKKGILTKPTLMDSSTPTLILKKPFLFMVAAVSDYVPAFPQDGKLKKELIGNSWNLELKQNMDILKSLPKEGIVSIGFKAEMDETTALNSATRMLENKNLDGVCLNILNEENSFGSENNNIELILKNSSYEFKGTKLEVSLNILEKLQEKFKLYE, from the coding sequence ATGCTTTTAAAAAACAAAAAAATATTAGTTGGGGTTACTGGTTCAATTGCTATTTATAAAACTTTGGATTTAATCAGACTTTATGTAAAAGCAGGGGCAATAGTTCGTGTTATTATGACAGATGGTGCAAAAAAGTTTATAAACCCAATCACATTTGAAGCAATTTCACAAAATAGAGTTTTAGATGAAAGTAGTGAGAACTGGGATAAAACTCAAGATTATAATCACATAGATATTGGAAAATGGTCTGATATTTTTGTGATTGCTCCAGCGAGCGCTAATACAATAAATGCTTTAGCAAATGGTTTAGGAAATAATCTTTTACTTCAAACAGCACTTGCATATCCAAGAATAAAACTAATAGCCCCAGCAGCAAACACAAATATGCTAAAAAATCCAATTACACAAGCAAGTCTTAAAATGTTAAAACTTTGTAATTATGAGATTATCTCTTCACAAACAAAAGAGTTAGTTTGTAAAGATGTTGGTGATGGAGCGATGGCAGAACCAACTGAAATTTTTGATGCCACTTGTAAAGAGTTACTAAAAGATGAGTATTGGATAAATAGAAGAGTAGTAATAAGCGGTGGTGGAACGGTTGAAAAGATTGATGATGTTAGGTATCTTTCAAATTTTTCATCTGGAAAAATGGCTTCAAGTTTAGCAAAGGCTTTATATTATAAAGGTGCAGATGTTTGTTTGGTAAGCACTAGAGGTTATGAAAATTTACCAAAAGATATTCATCTAATAAAAGTTCAAAGCTCAAATGAAATGTATGAATATTTGGTTGATTCTATAAGAGTTGCTAAAAAAGGCATTCTTACAAAACCTACTTTAATGGATAGTTCAACTCCTACTTTGATATTAAAAAAACCATTTTTATTTATGGTGGCAGCCGTTAGTGATTATGTTCCAGCCTTTCCTCAAGATGGAAAATTAAAAAAAGAGTTGATTGGAAATTCTTGGAATTTAGAGTTAAAACAAAATATGGATATTTTAAAATCACTGCCTAAAGAGGGAATTGTATCAATCGGATTTAAAGCTGAAATGGATGAAACAACCGCCTTAAATAGTGCCACAAGAATGCTAGAAAATAAAAATCTTGATGGAGTTTGTCTGAATATTTTAAATGAAGAAAATAGTTTTGGAAGCGAAAATAATAATATAGAACTGATTTTAAAAAATAGTTCATATGAATTTAAAGGGACTAAATTAGAAGTTTCTTTAAATATTTTAGAAAAATTGCAAGAAAAGTTTAAATTATATGAATAA
- a CDS encoding di-trans,poly-cis-decaprenylcistransferase: MNNINIPSHIAIIMDGNGRWAKERGLNRTAGHEEGAKVVRNITSYCASIGVKYLTLYAFSTENWNRPKLEVEYLMKLLEKHLKKEIDVYLKNNIRFKAIGDLSRFSKSLQKSIKETEEKTVTCTGLTQVLALNYGSKNEIIRAIKKLNEKNLEITEENLDSCLDTAGFGDVDVLIRTSGEIRLSNYLLWQNAYAEMFFTQTYWPDFNEIELYDILVEFTKRERRFGGI, translated from the coding sequence ATGAATAATATAAATATCCCTTCACATATAGCTATTATTATGGATGGAAATGGAAGATGGGCAAAAGAGAGAGGTTTAAATCGAACAGCAGGACATGAAGAGGGAGCAAAAGTTGTTAGAAATATCACTTCATATTGTGCAAGTATTGGAGTTAAATATTTAACTCTTTATGCTTTTTCCACTGAAAATTGGAATAGACCAAAACTTGAAGTTGAATATTTGATGAAACTTTTAGAAAAGCATCTAAAAAAAGAGATTGATGTATATTTAAAAAATAATATTAGATTTAAGGCTATTGGAGATTTAAGTAGATTTTCAAAATCTTTACAAAAATCTATAAAAGAAACAGAAGAAAAAACAGTAACTTGTACAGGATTAACTCAAGTTTTAGCTTTAAATTATGGTTCAAAAAATGAGATTATCAGAGCTATAAAAAAATTAAATGAAAAAAATCTTGAGATAACAGAAGAAAATCTTGATTCATGTCTTGATACAGCAGGTTTTGGTGATGTTGATGTTTTAATTAGAACAAGTGGAGAGATAAGACTTTCCAACTATTTATTATGGCAAAATGCCTATGCTGAAATGTTTTTTACTCAAACATATTGGCCAGATTTTAATGAAATAGAACTTTATGATATTTTAGTTGAATTTACTAAAAGAGAGAGAAGATTTGGAGGTATTTAG
- a CDS encoding ankyrin repeat domain-containing protein yields the protein MFNFFKVNEDLFYKELFSENLDVDKLQRYINRGIDINKKDEKGRSILFSLAAKRKLEAIRFLLKNGVNLNLEDRFSKTVLDEACEKSDGVMVRFFLDNGFDINRKNSSGRTIFQDIALDGNHKMFQILLTYKPDLNIKDSYGKTVLFDAVEGGNLNILKDVVNNLDTLNTLDENHQTALFKAVLKDDINIATTLVLNGINVNFLDKDGQNVLFNAILQGSKNIPLFELLIKKNINLNVIDNFNKNIMDELLRVVDIQKNPTKELEGKYKLITEDKDYIPLALLFIENGLEIDKVDETGKTTLQKEIENKKFSNVEFLLNCGADVNISDENNKNIIYTEILKGYSNYKMIDFLVSKGANLEARDLDEKSVVDDIVEIIAITKGFKKSNPRLSIFIKEDERYDVLLKKVLTYRPDIETQRLDGKNILFDLVLYNDFETLRTIINYGVNLNIKDRNGKTPLMYMVEEGLKLNEKREREQFIERLVNFLKYRVNVDIQDNEGRTVIHKAVIADDLTVVEKLLTKKADLSIKDMHGRTALHHTQWHGNYKIARWLIAAGADINQPDNSGFTLLNYAAIFGHARLVVALIASGVLMYNRNPKNKKVAQFFKDREKNLDRLISSNINDLKMKNALEEVVENLKKELNEALN from the coding sequence GTGTTTAATTTTTTCAAGGTAAATGAAGACCTTTTTTACAAAGAGTTGTTCTCTGAAAATTTAGATGTCGATAAACTTCAAAGATATATAAATAGAGGCATTGACATAAATAAAAAAGATGAAAAAGGTCGTTCTATTTTGTTTTCTCTAGCAGCAAAAAGAAAACTAGAAGCTATACGATTTTTACTAAAAAATGGCGTAAATTTAAATCTTGAGGATAGATTCTCAAAAACTGTTTTGGATGAAGCTTGTGAAAAATCTGATGGAGTGATGGTAAGATTTTTTCTTGATAATGGTTTTGATATAAATAGAAAAAACAGTTCAGGAAGAACTATTTTTCAAGATATAGCCCTTGATGGTAATCACAAAATGTTTCAAATATTACTTACTTATAAACCAGATTTGAATATAAAAGATAGTTATGGTAAAACCGTTTTATTCGATGCTGTTGAAGGTGGAAATTTAAATATTTTAAAAGATGTTGTAAATAATTTAGATACTTTAAATACTTTGGATGAAAACCATCAAACAGCACTTTTTAAAGCTGTTTTAAAAGATGATATAAATATAGCTACAACTTTAGTCTTAAATGGAATAAATGTAAATTTTTTAGATAAAGATGGACAAAATGTTCTTTTTAATGCAATTTTACAAGGCTCTAAAAATATACCATTATTTGAACTTTTGATAAAGAAAAATATAAATTTAAATGTGATAGATAATTTCAATAAAAATATTATGGATGAACTTTTAAGAGTTGTGGATATTCAAAAAAATCCTACTAAAGAGTTGGAAGGAAAATACAAGTTAATTACTGAAGATAAAGATTATATTCCTTTAGCTCTTTTATTTATTGAAAATGGTTTAGAAATTGACAAAGTAGATGAAACAGGAAAAACTACATTACAAAAAGAGATAGAAAATAAAAAATTCTCAAATGTAGAATTTTTATTAAATTGTGGTGCTGATGTAAATATAAGTGATGAGAATAATAAAAATATAATTTACACAGAAATACTAAAAGGTTATTCAAACTATAAAATGATTGACTTTTTAGTTTCAAAAGGTGCAAATCTTGAAGCAAGAGATTTGGATGAAAAAAGTGTAGTTGATGATATTGTAGAGATTATTGCAATCACTAAGGGATTTAAAAAATCAAATCCTAGACTATCAATTTTCATAAAAGAAGATGAGCGATATGATGTTTTATTAAAAAAAGTATTAACATATAGACCTGATATTGAAACACAAAGATTAGATGGAAAGAATATTTTATTTGATTTAGTTTTATACAATGATTTTGAAACTTTAAGAACTATAATAAATTATGGTGTAAATTTAAATATAAAAGATAGAAATGGTAAAACTCCTTTGATGTATATGGTTGAAGAGGGTTTGAAATTAAATGAAAAAAGAGAAAGAGAACAGTTTATTGAAAGACTTGTGAATTTCTTAAAATATAGAGTAAATGTAGATATTCAAGATAATGAAGGAAGAACAGTAATTCATAAGGCTGTTATTGCTGATGATTTAACGGTTGTTGAAAAACTACTTACAAAAAAAGCAGATTTAAGTATAAAAGATATGCATGGAAGAACAGCTCTTCATCATACTCAATGGCATGGTAATTATAAGATTGCAAGATGGTTAATAGCAGCTGGTGCTGATATAAATCAACCTGATAATTCAGGATTTACTTTATTAAATTATGCAGCAATTTTTGGACATGCAAGATTAGTTGTAGCTTTAATAGCTTCAGGAGTGTTAATGTACAACAGAAATCCAAAAAACAAAAAAGTTGCACAATTTTTTAAAGATAGAGAAAAAAATCTTGATAGATTAATTAGTTCAAATATCAATGATTTAAAAATGAAAAATGCATTAGAGGAAGTAGTTGAAAATTTAAAAAAAGAGTTAAATGAAGCTCTCAATTAA
- the truA gene encoding tRNA pseudouridine(38-40) synthase TruA yields MNLKFVCSYDGSLFQGSQKQPNGLTVEDKLLKAFKKINIETNIVLSGRTDKEVHATGQVFNCIIPDYWEDFFKLKEVLNKNLPSSIKILKISKVDDNFHSRFHGKKRVYRYLITTKPTTPFNDKFITYVKNVDEEVLKKAIKEFIGIHDFKYFHKTGSDKELTTREIFSTSFYKYKDIYVFKFEANSYLRSQIRLMVGFLLAINDKKLTIEDLKKQLNLEKNIFKTPAKANGLYLAKIKY; encoded by the coding sequence ATGAATTTAAAATTTGTATGTTCTTATGATGGAAGTTTATTTCAAGGAAGTCAAAAGCAACCAAATGGTTTGACTGTTGAAGATAAACTTCTTAAGGCATTTAAAAAAATAAATATCGAAACAAATATAGTTTTAAGTGGAAGAACTGATAAAGAGGTTCATGCAACAGGGCAAGTTTTTAACTGTATTATTCCTGATTATTGGGAAGATTTTTTTAAATTAAAAGAAGTTTTAAATAAAAATCTTCCCTCTTCAATAAAGATTCTAAAAATATCAAAAGTAGATGATAATTTTCACTCAAGATTTCATGGAAAAAAAAGAGTTTATAGATACTTAATTACTACAAAACCTACAACTCCTTTTAATGATAAATTTATAACTTATGTAAAAAATGTAGATGAAGAAGTTTTAAAAAAGGCTATAAAAGAGTTTATTGGTATCCACGATTTTAAATATTTTCATAAAACAGGAAGTGATAAAGAGCTGACTACTAGAGAGATTTTTAGTACTTCTTTTTATAAATATAAAGATATTTATGTTTTTAAATTTGAAGCAAATTCATATTTAAGGTCTCAAATTAGATTGATGGTTGGATTTTTATTGGCAATTAATGATAAAAAGTTAACTATTGAAGATTTAAAAAAACAGTTAAATTTAGAAAAAAATATATTTAAAACTCCTGCAAAGGCAAATGGACTTTATTTAGCAAAAATAAAATATTAA
- a CDS encoding LptF/LptG family permease: MKLNHYLHSQLAITFFPIFLGLYFITSIVFLVRIASLTSVITMDFIELFTLYSYVIPQIIFYTMPISFFISLVITLAKLSSEYELTVITSFGLNPVKILKIFLPITFILSALLIVISVGLIPKTKFLTNQFLTIKKKEANFNIKASEFGQKFGDWLIYISDKNDKVYQDLKLFKTENKKDQFIVSKTAVLDNDKGNLSFRLIDGKAFIFDDEEFNQIDYESMYINDSIADGKMENFENSYLFWKNKIETRTDLDDLTFFVLTSLFPLISIFLIITFGYFNPRYEKNRAVFYSLIAVVSYYVLIKIIGDRILLHAIYIIPIIWISGTYFLYSKTIQKEY, translated from the coding sequence TTGAAATTAAATCACTATTTACATTCCCAATTAGCAATCACATTTTTTCCAATATTTTTAGGATTATATTTTATAACATCAATAGTTTTTCTAGTAAGAATAGCTTCATTAACTTCAGTTATAACAATGGATTTTATAGAACTTTTTACTCTTTATAGTTATGTTATTCCTCAAATTATTTTTTATACAATGCCAATTTCATTTTTTATTTCATTAGTTATTACTTTAGCTAAACTTTCAAGTGAATATGAACTTACAGTAATTACCTCTTTTGGATTAAATCCAGTAAAAATATTGAAAATATTTTTACCTATAACATTTATTTTATCAGCATTACTTATTGTTATTTCAGTTGGATTAATTCCCAAAACAAAATTTTTGACAAATCAGTTTTTAACCATAAAGAAAAAAGAAGCAAATTTTAATATAAAAGCTAGTGAATTTGGTCAAAAATTTGGTGATTGGTTAATTTATATAAGTGATAAAAATGATAAAGTTTATCAAGATTTGAAACTATTTAAGACAGAAAATAAAAAAGACCAATTTATAGTTAGTAAAACAGCTGTTTTAGATAATGATAAAGGAAATCTAAGTTTTAGATTGATTGATGGAAAAGCATTTATTTTTGATGATGAAGAGTTTAATCAAATAGATTATGAATCAATGTATATAAATGATTCAATAGCAGATGGAAAAATGGAGAATTTTGAAAATAGTTATCTATTTTGGAAAAATAAGATAGAAACAAGAACAGATTTAGATGATTTGACTTTTTTTGTATTAACTTCATTATTTCCTTTGATTTCAATATTTTTAATAATTACATTTGGATATTTTAACCCAAGATATGAAAAAAATAGAGCAGTTTTTTACTCTTTAATAGCAGTTGTTTCTTATTATGTTTTAATAAAAATTATTGGAGATAGAATTCTTTTACATGCTATTTATATTATTCCTATTATTTGGATTAGTGGAACATATTTTTTATATTCTAAAACAATTCAAAAAGAGTATTAG
- a CDS encoding prepilin peptidase: MNLLKEREDLEVFSFIFGAIIGSFLNVLILKLPLKEPILIINRSKCPNCKHTIYWYHNIPLLSYIFLVAKCSYCKTKISFQYFLVEFLSAIITLFLFLKLGLTHEFLFMILLSYVLIVLSFIDLKYKAVPDYLLLIALIFSFFATSFEMFEAFKNAFLFVGAIVLLNFLLTFYIQNIKSKILKDETLKTQVALGEGDIPIFALIAVVLGINAGVFAVFLGAFFAIIPSIYSNLVKKDIQTPFIPYLVLGFFTEYFFNLETFIKAFY, translated from the coding sequence TTGAATTTACTAAAAGAGAGAGAAGATTTGGAGGTATTTAGTTTTATTTTTGGTGCAATAATTGGTTCATTTTTAAATGTATTAATTTTAAAACTTCCATTAAAAGAACCAATTCTTATCATAAATAGAAGTAAATGCCCAAACTGTAAACATACAATTTATTGGTATCATAATATTCCTCTTTTATCATATATATTTTTAGTGGCAAAATGCTCATACTGTAAAACAAAAATATCATTTCAATACTTTTTAGTTGAATTTTTAAGTGCGATTATTACTCTGTTTTTATTTTTAAAACTTGGGTTAACGCATGAATTTTTATTTATGATTTTATTGTCTTATGTTTTAATAGTTTTATCTTTTATTGATTTAAAATATAAAGCAGTTCCTGATTATCTACTTTTAATTGCTTTGATTTTTTCTTTTTTTGCAACTAGTTTTGAAATGTTTGAGGCTTTTAAAAATGCTTTTTTATTTGTAGGAGCAATAGTTTTACTAAATTTTTTATTAACTTTTTATATTCAAAATATAAAATCAAAAATATTAAAAGATGAAACTTTAAAAACTCAAGTAGCTTTGGGAGAGGGAGATATCCCAATTTTTGCATTAATTGCAGTTGTTCTTGGAATAAATGCAGGGGTATTCGCTGTATTTTTAGGCGCTTTTTTTGCTATAATACCCTCAATCTATTCAAATTTAGTAAAAAAAGATATTCAAACACCTTTTATTCCATATTTAGTTCTAGGATTTTTTACCGAATATTTTTTTAATTTAGAAACATTTATAAAGGCATTTTATTGA
- the glmU gene encoding bifunctional UDP-N-acetylglucosamine diphosphorylase/glucosamine-1-phosphate N-acetyltransferase GlmU: MFNKSIIILAAGQGTRMKSDTPKVLHKISGKPMLYYSIKEALKLSDDITVVLFHQFEKVKAEIEKYFSNINFVIQDHKNYPGTGGAVMGIVPKYEKVLVLNGDMPLIQASELEKFEIDATIVMSVLELESADGYGRVIIENGNVKKIVEQKDASDDELKITTANAGIYQFETKFLLENLPKLNNNNAQKEYYITDLVEMAISQGKVLKPLVVNEENFKGVNSKVELADAEVIHQNRIKKEFMKAGVIMRLPDTIYIEEGVEIEGESIIENGVSLLGNSKIINSHIKTNSVVEDSIVKDSDVGPMGRIRPGSELNKTHIGNFVETKKAILNGVKAGHLSYLGDCSIDEGTNIGCGTITCNYDGVNKHQTIIGKNVFVGSDTQFVAPVNIEDDVLIGAGSTVTGNVKKGELYLTRAKAKVIDGYFYKHFSSKKK; encoded by the coding sequence ATGTTTAATAAATCAATAATTATACTTGCAGCTGGGCAAGGAACTAGAATGAAATCAGATACTCCAAAGGTATTACATAAAATCTCTGGAAAACCAATGTTATATTATTCTATAAAAGAGGCTTTAAAATTAAGCGATGATATTACAGTGGTTTTATTTCATCAATTTGAAAAGGTAAAAGCTGAAATTGAAAAATATTTTTCAAATATAAATTTTGTAATTCAAGACCATAAAAACTATCCAGGAACTGGTGGGGCTGTTATGGGAATAGTTCCAAAATATGAAAAAGTTTTAGTTTTAAATGGAGATATGCCACTTATTCAAGCAAGTGAGTTGGAAAAATTTGAAATTGATGCAACGATTGTGATGTCTGTTTTAGAGCTAGAGAGTGCCGATGGTTATGGAAGAGTAATTATTGAAAATGGAAATGTTAAAAAAATAGTTGAGCAAAAAGATGCATCAGATGATGAACTAAAAATCACAACAGCAAATGCAGGAATTTATCAATTTGAAACAAAATTTTTACTTGAAAACTTACCAAAACTAAACAATAACAATGCTCAAAAAGAGTATTACATAACTGATTTAGTTGAAATGGCGATAAGTCAAGGAAAAGTTTTAAAACCTTTAGTTGTAAATGAAGAGAATTTCAAAGGTGTAAATTCAAAAGTAGAACTTGCTGATGCTGAGGTAATTCACCAAAATAGAATCAAAAAAGAGTTCATGAAAGCTGGTGTGATTATGAGACTGCCTGATACTATTTATATAGAAGAGGGTGTAGAAATTGAGGGAGAAAGTATCATTGAAAATGGTGTTTCACTTCTTGGAAATTCGAAAATTATAAATTCTCATATAAAAACAAACTCTGTTGTTGAAGATTCAATTGTTAAAGATAGTGATGTTGGACCAATGGGGCGAATTAGACCTGGAAGTGAGTTAAATAAAACTCATATTGGAAACTTTGTAGAGACAAAAAAAGCTATTTTAAATGGGGTAAAAGCTGGACATTTATCATATCTTGGAGATTGTTCAATAGATGAGGGAACAAATATAGGTTGTGGAACAATTACTTGTAATTATGATGGTGTGAATAAACATCAAACAATTATAGGAAAAAATGTTTTTGTTGGAAGTGATACACAGTTTGTTGCACCTGTAAACATAGAAGATGATGTTTTAATAGGAGCTGGTTCAACAGTTACTGGAAATGTTAAAAAAGGTGAATTATATCTTACAAGGGCAAAAGCAAAAGTTATTGATGGTTATTTTTACAAACATTTTTCAAGTAAAAAGAAGTAA
- a CDS encoding PAS domain-containing sensor histidine kinase: MFFKKKKFYTLLDIKNKIIYTPLIFILILAFISFISIYFFLEYEKRNKINNLIQNENFYKNDVLKTYVSGLKYNTSVSFDDVENELSNTIYETIGFIKAKLEEKKSFDMNFLLPYLKGIEKEKGIKFLIFENINYGLLYGEELLDSLTSLTNSENKTAKFKYYMLRNIEYIGDNNLMYSIDNEKRNIQLSFIKYIDFLNIYIGVYSKIDDMKLLTKKAIFDSIVTKSKSLNNSHFYFYDIHEKKVFNYNMSEKVEDLDSIENFLENSKNDFSYIFPKYQYKIFIKTNPNNKDIKKIKQEYETKLIAFFLLVLFISLILITSFNIFGRFINAIFNRYNKRLERKNILFKKWKERYELAIIASNDGLWDMDLQTKQIFFSNKWLTMFGYERNDIQTFEDWLNLIHENDKQKVINEFEKHINKKSEHFICEYRLRAKNGDYKWILVRGKEFNSNRILMMSMNIDERVKLSKELRDVELLTEYGRIVVFRWENDENLTIKFVSKSINRYGYEVDYFENNNNFFELVYKDDVKQLKNIIKKAILEDKDSFNSIYRIVDSQNNIKWVYNRTILIKDDYSNVIGFYGYLNDVTKLKMNEEELKQKIELEVEKNLQKDRLLVQQNKLASMGEMLGNIAHQWRQPLNNINLLIYYIRDSYGKLPKDELDETIKNAKLQIDFMSQTIDDFRNFYKPSKEKKRFNIKDSIIQSSKIVRSSLEKNSINLEINAIEIEIDNYENEFEQVIVNILNNAIDAKIIKEQITKFKAKIEIKIYKENEDIFISIFNNCGNIDENIIERIFEPYFTTKFENQGTGIGLYMTKIIVEKNMGGKIEAINKDDGVEFLIKLNA; this comes from the coding sequence GTGTTTTTTAAGAAAAAGAAGTTTTATACACTTTTAGATATAAAAAATAAAATAATCTATACACCTTTAATTTTTATATTAATACTTGCCTTTATCTCTTTTATATCTATATATTTTTTTCTAGAATATGAGAAAAGAAATAAAATCAATAATTTAATTCAAAATGAAAATTTTTATAAAAATGATGTTTTAAAAACCTATGTTTCAGGTTTAAAATATAATACAAGTGTTAGTTTCGATGATGTTGAAAATGAGTTAAGTAACACTATTTACGAAACAATAGGATTTATAAAAGCTAAATTAGAAGAGAAAAAATCTTTTGATATGAATTTTTTATTACCCTATTTAAAAGGGATTGAAAAAGAAAAGGGTATTAAGTTTTTGATTTTTGAAAATATAAATTATGGATTATTATATGGAGAAGAGTTATTAGATAGTTTAACAAGTCTTACAAATTCAGAGAATAAAACTGCTAAATTTAAATATTATATGTTAAGAAATATTGAATATATTGGTGATAATAATCTAATGTATAGTATTGATAATGAAAAAAGAAATATTCAATTGAGTTTTATAAAATATATAGATTTTCTAAATATTTACATTGGAGTTTACTCTAAAATTGATGATATGAAACTACTTACAAAAAAAGCTATTTTTGATTCAATAGTGACAAAAAGTAAGAGTTTGAATAATTCGCATTTCTATTTTTATGATATTCATGAAAAAAAAGTTTTTAACTATAATATGAGTGAAAAGGTAGAAGATTTAGATTCTATAGAGAATTTTTTAGAAAATAGTAAAAATGATTTTTCTTATATTTTCCCAAAATATCAATATAAAATATTTATTAAAACAAATCCAAATAATAAAGATATAAAAAAGATAAAACAAGAGTATGAGACAAAACTTATTGCATTTTTTTTATTGGTACTTTTTATTTCTTTAATATTAATTACATCTTTTAATATCTTTGGAAGATTTATTAATGCAATTTTTAATAGATACAACAAAAGATTAGAAAGAAAAAATATTCTGTTTAAGAAGTGGAAAGAGAGATATGAACTTGCGATTATTGCTTCAAATGATGGCTTGTGGGATATGGATTTACAGACAAAACAAATCTTTTTTTCAAATAAATGGCTCACTATGTTTGGTTATGAAAGAAATGATATTCAAACTTTTGAAGATTGGTTAAATTTAATTCACGAAAATGATAAACAAAAAGTTATAAATGAGTTTGAAAAACATATAAATAAAAAAAGTGAACATTTTATTTGTGAATATAGATTAAGGGCTAAAAATGGTGATTATAAATGGATTTTAGTTAGAGGAAAAGAGTTTAATTCAAATAGAATTTTGATGATGTCTATGAATATTGATGAAAGGGTTAAATTATCAAAAGAGTTAAGGGATGTTGAGTTATTAACAGAATACGGAAGAATAGTTGTTTTTAGATGGGAAAATGATGAAAATTTAACTATAAAGTTTGTTTCAAAAAGTATAAATAGATATGGTTATGAAGTGGATTACTTTGAAAATAACAACAATTTTTTTGAGTTAGTTTATAAAGATGATGTTAAACAGTTAAAAAATATTATAAAAAAAGCTATTTTAGAAGATAAAGACTCTTTTAATTCTATTTATAGAATTGTCGATAGTCAAAACAATATAAAATGGGTTTATAATAGAACAATTTTAATAAAAGATGATTATTCAAATGTTATAGGATTTTATGGTTATTTAAATGATGTAACAAAGTTAAAAATGAATGAAGAGGAGTTAAAACAAAAAATAGAACTTGAAGTTGAAAAAAACCTACAAAAAGATAGATTGTTAGTTCAACAAAATAAACTAGCTTCAATGGGAGAGATGTTAGGAAATATTGCCCATCAATGGCGACAGCCTTTGAATAATATAAATCTTTTGATTTATTATATTAGAGATTCTTATGGAAAACTTCCAAAAGATGAGTTAGATGAAACTATAAAAAATGCAAAATTACAAATAGATTTTATGTCTCAAACTATTGATGATTTTAGAAATTTTTATAAACCCTCAAAAGAAAAAAAGAGATTTAATATTAAAGATTCAATTATTCAAAGTTCTAAAATAGTTAGATCATCTTTGGAAAAAAACTCTATAAATTTAGAAATTAATGCAATAGAAATAGAAATAGATAACTATGAAAATGAGTTTGAACAAGTAATAGTTAATATTTTAAATAATGCAATTGATGCAAAAATTATAAAAGAGCAAATTACAAAATTTAAAGCAAAAATAGAGATAAAAATTTATAAAGAAAATGAAGATATATTTATCTCTATTTTTAATAATTGTGGAAATATAGACGAAAATATTATTGAAAGAATATTTGAACCATACTTTACAACAAAGTTTGAAAATCAAGGTACAGGAATCGGACTTTATATGACAAAAATTATTGTTGAAAAAAATATGGGTGGAAAAATTGAAGCAATAAACAAAGATGATGGAGTAGAATTTTTAATAAAATTAAATGCTTAA